The Triticum aestivum cultivar Chinese Spring chromosome 3A, IWGSC CS RefSeq v2.1, whole genome shotgun sequence genome includes a region encoding these proteins:
- the LOC123063478 gene encoding protein CLT1, chloroplastic, producing the protein MASSSSSSSARVSTARQPLRCLPSGRAANGAAAAVTVLGMPRRESQVTLRAHARRNIAAAAWAEAGVAPWSRGKEAATACAAAGTSAAGAGVGVGSRSVGKDVALATAAVVATGTANRVLYKLALVPLRQYPFFLAQFATFGYVVVYFSILFFRYQAGHVTDEMLSLPQKPFILIGLLEALAAAAGMSAGAILSGASIPILSQTYLVWQLVLSAIFLKRRYRLNEITGCFLVTVGVVITVASGTGAGASLQSTGILWPLLMIISFFLQAADTVLKEIIFIDAAKNLKGGSVDLFVVNSYGSAYQAIFMCLLLPFLSKLWGIPFHLLPTYIRDGAACFLNMGSLSAGCEGAPLLPLLFVLVNMGFNISLLHLLKISSAVASCLASTFSVPLSIYAFTLPLPYIGVASTLPPGFVAGAAVLIAGLLMHSLPQPENCGESQE; encoded by the exons ATggcgtcgtcctcgtcgtcgtcgtcggcgcGCGTGTCGACGGCGCGGCAGCCGCTGCGGTGTCTCCCGTCGGGGCGCGCCGCCAATGGAGCCGCGGCGGCGGTGACGGTGCTGGGGATGCCGAGGAGGGAGTCGCAGGTGACTCTGCGGGCGCACGCGCGGCGGAACATCGCGGCCGCTGCGTGGGCGGAGGCGGGTGTCGCGCCGTGGAGCAgggggaaggaggcggcgacggcgtgcgcggcggcggggacgagcgCCGCCGGggccggggtgggggtggggagcaGGAGCGTCGGGAAGGACGTGGCCCTGGCCACGGCCGCCGTGGTCGCCACGGGCACGGCGAACCGCGTCCTCTACAAGCTCGCCCTCGTGCCGCTCCGCCAGTACCCCTTCTTCCTCGCGCAGTTCGCCACGTTCGG CTATGTGGTTGTCTACTTCTCAATCCTGTTTTTTCGTTATCAAGCTGGCCATGTGACGGATGAGATGCTTTCTCTACCACAGAAGCCTTTTATACTCATAGGCCTCTTGGAGGctctagcagcagcagcagggatGTCTGCTGGAG CTATTCTTTCTGGTGCTTCAATACCAATATTATCACAG ACCTATCTTGTATGGCAGCTTGTTTTGTCTGCTATTTTCCTAAAGAGGCGCTATAGACTTAATGAGATAACAGGATGCTTTCTAGTGACAGTTGGTGTGGTAATAACTGTAGCAAG TGGAACTGGTGCTGGTGCTTCACTACAAAGTACTGGAATTTTGTGGCCACTGCTAATGATAATATCATTCTTTCTGCAAGCTGCTGACACAGTATTGAAG GAGATAATATTTATAGATGCTGCTAAGAATTTGAAG GGTGGCTCAGTTGATCTTTTTGTTGTCAACTCGTATGGCTCTGCTTATCAA GCTATTTTTATGTGTCTCTTGCTGCCATTCTTGTCAAAGTTATGGGGTATTCCATTCCATCTACTACCAACATACATCAGAGATGGTGCAGCCTGCTTTCTAAATATGGGATCATTATCTGCTG GCTGTGAAGGGGCACCACTGCTACCGCTACTATTTGTGTTGGTTAATATGGGATTCAATATATCCTTGCTACACCTGTTAAAGATTTCTTCTGCTGTTGCATCTTGTCTAGCCTCTACATTCTCAG TCCCGCTGTCGATCTACGCCTTCACCCTACCGCTGCCGTACATCGGCGTGGCGTCGACCCTCCCTCCCGGCTTCGTTGCAGGCGCTGCAGTTCTCATCGCCGGCTTACTAATGCACAGCCTTCCGCAGCCAGAAAATTGCGGGGAAAGCCAGGAATGA